In Dermacentor variabilis isolate Ectoservices chromosome 11, ASM5094787v1, whole genome shotgun sequence, one genomic interval encodes:
- the LOC142564689 gene encoding cofilin/actin-depolymerizing factor homolog yields MSFAALRVSDEANAVYKALKEDKKHRYIVYHLKDGQFEVEATGERSATYADFVEKVRQSYADECRWFVVDFLYTVEDGSTNERPVFIVWCPKQADVRQQMVYASSYDDLRKSLAGISKQFEASTVEDASQAAMEAFARK; encoded by the exons ATG TCTTTTGCTGCCTTGCGAGTGTCCGATGAGGCCAACGCGGTGTACAAGGCTTTGAAAGAGGACAAGAAGCACCGTTACATCGTCTACCACTTAAAGGACGGACAATTTGAGGTGGAGGCTACGGGGGAACGCTCGGCCACCTATGCGGACTTTGTGGAGAAGGTGCGACAGAGCTACGCGGACGAATGCCGCTGGTTCGTAGTTGACTTCCTCTACACAGTCGAGGACGGGAGCACCAACGAACGTCCAGTCTTTATTGTCTG GTGTCCGAAGCAAGCCGACGTCAGGCAGCAGATGGTGTACGCGAGCTCTTATGACGATCTACGAAAAAGCCTCGCTGGTATCTCGAAGCAGTTCGAGGCGTCCACCGTCGAAGATGCCAGTCAGGCTGCAATGGAAGCTTTCGCGCGCAAGTAG
- the LOC142564688 gene encoding cofilin/actin-depolymerizing factor homolog: MSAGVRVSDEAKAVYKALKEDKKHRYIVYHLKDAQVIDVEATGERSATYADFLEKVRQSYVDECRWFVFDYAYTADSGIAREAAVFITWCPKQANIRQQMLYTSSRDALRRSLVGISEQLDASSVEDASQAAIDSLVRK; the protein is encoded by the exons ATG TCTGCTGGCGTGCGAGTGTCCGATGAGGCCAAGGCGGTGTACAAGGCTTTGAAAGAGGACAAGAAGCACCGTTACATCGTCTACCACTTAAAGGACGCACAAGTCATTGATGTGGAGGCTACGGGGGAACGCTCGGCCACCTATGCGGACTTTCTGGAGAAGGTGCGACAGAGCTACGTGGACGAATGCCGCTGGTTCGTATTCGACTACGCCTACACAGCCGACAGCGGGATCGCCAGGGAAGCTGCAGTCTTCATTACCTG GTGCCCGAAGCAAGCCAACATCAGGCAGCAGATGCTGTACACGAGCTCCCGCGATGCTCTACGAAGAAGCCTCGTTGGTATCTCTGAGCAGCTCGATGCGTCCAGCGTCGAAGATGCCAGTCAGGCTGCGATAGACTCTCTCGTGCGCAAGTAG